Within the Bacillus sp. FSL K6-3431 genome, the region AAAGACATCTTCATACATCACAGTTGGCTGTAGTGCTTCTTTCGGAAAATCTTTTTGAAGGAGAAGAACTAAACGACCTTTATATTTTTCTATTAATTTCAGTGGACCATGGCCTGCACGTGAGACTCCAGTATGTGTCCATTTCAATGAACACAAGTTCTGGATCGGTGTTTTCCTAATGATTTCATAAACCGTCTTATCACCGATGTTTGAAATTCTTGATAATAGTAACGCATACCTCGTTCCTTACATAATTGAACAATTCGCAGCGACGTCGGAGGTAGTCCATATCCTGATATGGATAAAATTAAATGCCAAGCCAATTTGTTTGTATCCTAATTCTTGATGGTAGTCCAATACTGCAGGTAGACGATCAATATTTAAAAGGTTCACATGGCAATCCACAATCGATAAACCTAGGTTATTTAGCGTTTCTTTCATATCCTTAGCTGACCTCAAATCCAACCCCATCAACGTTAAGGGCGTCGTGGTTTGCAGCTTCTACATACGCATACTTATAACCTGCTTTTACAATTTTCTCTGTCTCATATGTTTTGCTTTCAAAGACTCACGTACAGAATATAATTGAATTCCAACTTTTAATGCCATCGTAACTTTCATTCTTTCTTTTCACTGCATGTCTAATATTATGCAAATTGCTTCATCAAATTCTTTCCCCTTAGATTAACGCTCTGCAATTTCTTTTGTAATTTGTGCATGAGTTTTATCTAGTTTGTAGAACATTAAAACGAAAATTTCCAATACTGTGAGTATAATCGGTGCCAATATCATTAATGTTCTAATCATACTAATCGCATTGTCTGATATAGCGACTGGATTATAACCTACCCATCCTAAGGCATATGCTACGAATGCGGATCCAATCGCAACCCCAAATTTCGTTGCAAAACTGTATGCTGAGTAAAGTAATCCTTCTGTACGTTCACCATATTTCCACTCTTGATAATCAATGCTATCCCCTAACATAGTTAAGTTTGCTGGCTCACCGAATCCAATGAGTACGTTGATTAAGAAGAATAATAGAGCAAAAAGAATGGTAGACTGACCTTCAACGAAAAATAGTAAGACTAATAATACTACTACGATTGAATACATACCGATACTTGAATTTCTATTTCCTAACTTCTTAATTAAGTATGGTGCAATAACTGCTCCTACTAGGTTAGCAACATTTAGCAGAGTTAAATAGACCGGTACCATATGTGGCTTGTCGAGCACATAGTTCACATAATAAATAAGGATTGCGTTCATTACTCCCAAACGTACAAACCACAATAGCACGTTGACTGCGGAAACCACCCACGGTTGATTTTTAAACATTTGCCTGATAGATTTTTTTAGATTTGGAGTATTCTCCTTTTTAATCGATTGAGTAATCTTTTCTTTACAATTTTTAAAGACTAATAAAAACAGCCCAATTCCGACAATTGAATAAATCGTCATCACAAATGGAAAACCAACTTGTAGACTCCCTTTTCCAATGTAACTAGCCAATGGCAAGGTTAAAGCAGCAACAATAATACCACCAATGGATCTACCAATTGAACGAAAACTACCTAATTGTGCTTTTTCACCTGAATCTCTTGTCATCATTGTCATTAAAGTACCATACGGTAAATTAATAGCAGTGTAAATCATCCCTAGTAAAGAATATGTGATATAGGCATAGACTAACTTCCCTGTATCAGTAAAATTGGGTGTAATAAAGGTTAAAACACTTAATATTCCAAATGGAATCGCCATCCACAATAGATAAGGACGCGCTTTCCCGTGCTTGCTATTTGTCCGGTCTATCAAGACTCCCATAAGAGGGTCGTTGACGGCATCCCATATCCGCGTGAGTAGAAATAATGTTCCAACCGCTGCTGCGGAAATACCGAAAACATCGGTATAAAAGAAAAGTAAATAACTCGTGGCCATCCCCCAAACAAAGTTCGAGGCTAAATCTCCATATCCATAACTAATTTTTTCTTTTAAAGTTAACTTATCTGGTAAAGTTGGTCTGTTTGATAAGGATGACTTATTTGTTTTTATCGTTGTTAGATTCATCTCTAGTCTCCGTTGTTCATTTATTTTGGTAATTCCACTCTATTCCAATATAGAGTTGTTTTTAATTGCTTGATAGTTTTTATCTTTCTTTCACCAAAAACCTTTTATTTCAATTCAATTGCCTTTCCCATTTCAGCAGACTCATAGATAGCTTCCAAAATCTGTGTTACTACATAAAATTCTTCGGGCTTCACTAGTGGCTCACTTTCATTGAGAATAGCTTCGATCCACTACTTCGCTTCTAGGTAACCCATATCGAATTCTTGCCCTTCAAAGTAAGAAATTCCTGAGGCTTGAGTTGTTGTCGATTCAATTCTTTGTCCATATTTTGTACTGTTAAAAGTTATATAGCCTTCGTTTTTGTCTGGATTTTTTGGAGTACAAACATGAACAGCATCAATGGATTGATCTTCTAATAATTTCTTGTAGTCTGTATAAACAGAAGCACCTTTAGCTCCGTACTCTTTTGCAGCTTTTTCAGCTCTCTCAGTCAAAACATCGCAAAATCCAACAATCTTTACCTCGCCCACTTTTGCCAATGAAGGTAAAAGTTTTTGGTTGGCGATTCCTCCACATCCAATGATCCCTATGCTTATTTAACGTATTTCTGCCATTATTTATCTCTCCTTAAGTTTATTAAAACCCTTTCATAAAAAACTAGATATATTCAAACTATTGATTTAAAGCGCTTACCATCATCATAATGATAATAAAGCAAAAAGTTGAATCTCAACTGACTTTTTTAGCTCTTTTTCTAAAAACGCTTTCAGAAACAACTCATTTATAGATTAGTGTAAAAAAATAATCTTGTCAATATATTGCATGAATTTTTAAAAAGTTACTTATTCTCGCTCTTTTATTAATTGCTATTATTAGGAAAACACAATTTTTATATAGATCTCTATTAAACATTTGACAGTTTCTATCAATCTGGTACACTTTTACTGAAAACGTTTTTTGAAAGTAGTTTCAGAAAACGATTACATTATCTTGGTTATCTGGAGGAATATACATATGATTAAAGGTTTAAGTCAAGCCGGACTTGCAAAAGTGGAAACTGTTGAAGAGTTAATTAATCTTGCTTCTGAAAATGGATTTGAAGCTATCGATACAAGTGGATCTGCTTTAAGAGATTTTATTGCAGAAAAAGGCTTATCCGAAGCGAAAGCTTTGTTGAAAGAAAAGGGAGTTATCATTGGATCTATGGCTTTTCCAGTGGAGTGGAGACAAACCGATGAAGAATTTAGAGGTGGTCTAGAACTTTTGTTAGCTGATGCAAAAACAGCCGCTCAATTTGGTTGCCATACTTTCTTCACGTACTTCATGCCTTCAACTGATAATAATGTCATTGATCATTTGATGATTCTCACGAAACGCATTCGAACATCTGCCCGGTTATTGAAAGAGTATGATATCAACCTAGCTTTGGAATTTGTTGGGCCACATCATTTGCGAAATAAATGGGAAAATGTATTTATCTGGAATATTAAGTCTACAATTGAATGGTTAGAAATTATTGATGAAGACAACGTTGGAATTGTACTAGATAGCATTCATTGGTATACGAGTGAGGGAACACTTGAAGACATTACTTCATTAAAGCCACATCAAATTGCTTATGTTCACCTTAATGATGCAAAAAACGTACCGGTAGAAGAAGTACTTGATAATGATCGTTTATATCCAGGTGAAGGAGTCATTGATTTGAATGGCTTTCTTCGCTCCTTAAAAGAAATTAACTATACTGGCGTAGTTTCTCAGGAAATTTTAACCATTGATGAACCTGCGGAAACAAATGAAGTACTGGCTAAACGTTCAAGAGAAGCATTTACAAAAGTTTTTACTGAAGTAGGTTTAGAATAATTACCTTATAACAAATAAAATAAGATTTAACTTCCGTGCACCAATAAATATGCCCTCTAAAAGTAGATAGGCTTATAATTTTGATCTAGCTGCTTTAAGGGGGCGAATTTTCATGTCTAAATGAACTCTTGGTTTAAAAGAATCTTTATTTCCTTATTCCCGCACTTAATTATAACTTCATAAACGGGTTTTGTACCTCATCTCTAATTTGAGAAGGAGTTTTTCCAGTATCATTTTTCACGGTTCTTGAAAAATGATACGACGTTTTAAACACTGTTTGAAAGGCATTTTCGCCAATTTGTGGACCAGTGTTTCTGAGGAGCTATAATCCACAGTGAACACATGCAGGATGAAAAAGGCAAATTTCCGTTCAATTTTGAACGGAAATTCGCTTTTTTATGCTCTCTTCTTTACCTATGTTCCTTTTTTAGCTCATTATCCGTTTTAGATTAACGGCGAATATAGTCATCGCCCGCCAATTAGACCTGAGACGATGCAACATCGTACCTGTGTCTATTCTAATATCCCTGATGATGCAATGGTAGAGGTGCCGGTCTTGTTGATATCTCATGGGCCAAAGCCTTTTACTGTTGATGAAATGCCAACTTTTATAAAGGATTAATTGAAAATCAATTTGCCTATGATTCTCTTATCCTCATTATATTTCAATTTGTATGTAAAGGGTTTTATGCATAATTTTCTAATTTCTAATGATTGCTCCAAGGGAAAATGACATACAAAATAAATTAAATATTATTATGTCTTCATCGAAATAACACTTTACTATATAAAGGCCAAAGATAATCACGGGATAGTATGTTCCCCTGATTATTTTTTCACAATTTGGAGCTATATTCAAAATAGGGTTAAAGAGTTTTAATTGTAAGAATATATTGTTTGCTAATTTTTAAAGTGATACCATGATTTCAGAAAGCTAAGGTGAAAGGGCTTGCCTTAATAGCTCAATTTTCTATTAGTAACTATCTCAAGAGATAATTTTAGGAGTATGTTTCCGGAGAACATACAAATGTATCGGAGGGAATATATCGGAATAATACATTGTTTAGCACCTTTGAATGAATACAACTAGATTTTTCCTAATTTATAAATTAGTGGGTGAGTAATTATGAGAACGAGTATCCAAAAGTTTGGAAAAACATTAATGGGTCCATTATCAATCATTGTAGCCTCGGGATTGCTTTTAGGTATAGTATCTATCTTACAAAATCCGGCTCTTGTTGGTGAAACTGTTTCTAACGCTGTTATTATTCAGAATTTCATAGGCGGCGTTCAGGCGATTGTTTCTATGATGTTTGGTTTGCTACCTATATTATTTGCTATTTCGGTGGCAACTGGAATGGCAAAAGATGATAAAGAAATAGCTGGTTTTGCTGTAGTGATCGCCTTTATTATTTTCCATGTAGTGATCGGCTATTTATTACAATTAAAGGATATTACGCTGGAAACTACTTCAGTGGAATATCTGCTAAAACAGGGGTTAACGCAAATTCAAGCGTTTGAGATTTCAAATGCCTATGAAACGATGTTAGGTGTATTTACGTATCGTATGGGGGTTTTTGGAGGCATACTTGTAGGTTTATGGACTGCTTTTATTCACAACAGGTATCATACTAAACAACTTCCCACAGCTTTGAGCTTTTTTAGTGGTAATCGTTTTGTGCCAATTGTAATCATCGTTACGATTCCGTTCATTTCTATTATAACTTTCTTTATATGGCCTTATTTCAATAGTGCCATAAATGGACTGGGAAGTTTGATTAGTAAATCGGGAGCATTTGGTACTTTTATGTATGGTTTTTCCGAACGCTTGCTTATTCCAACAGGGCTACACCACGTATTAAATCAGTTGATTCGTTTTACGCCAATTGGCGGTACTGCAGTTGTTGACGGTGAAACAGTATCAGGAGCATTAACTATATTTAATTCAGCACTATCATCACCACAACCGGATATTGATATATTAAGACAATCAACTCGCTTTTTAACACAAGGATACCATCCTTTCATGTTATTCGGATTACCTGCCGCATGTTATGCAATGTATAAAACTGCTTTTTTGAAAAATCGACCAAAGATTAAAGGAATGCTTCTTGCATCTGCGTTAACTGCGTTTGTAACCGGTATTACTGAACCGATAGAATTTGCGTTTATCTTTATCTCTCCAGTTCTTTGGATATTCCATGCATTTATGGCAGGATTGTCATTTTTACTCATGACTGTGATGAATGTTTCCGTTGGGAATGCCGGCGGGGGAATGATCGACTTAACCATCTTTGGGATTTTACAAGGTACTTATACGAGATGGTACTTAGTCGTATTAGTTGGTATTGCTTATGCAGTTATTTACTACTATGTGTTTAAATTTGTGATTCTGAAATTTAACGTTAAAACACCTGGTAGAAGCACAGACTCTGAATTAAGCGAAGAAGAAATCGAAATGGCATCAGATGGTGATCAACTTGGAGCTAATATTCTCAAAGCTCTAGGTGGAAAAGAAAATGTTGTAGAAATTGATAATTGTATTTCCAGATTAAGATTAGTATTAAATGATACTTCATTGGTAAATGAATCATTATTAAAAGCTACAGGATCCATGGGAATGGTTAAAATTGGCCAGAAAAATATCCAAGTCGTATACGGTGGAAAAGTAGAACAAGCAGCAAGATCCTTAAAGAAGGAAGTAAGAAAATAAATCTTCCAGTCAATAAATAGGATAAAACTTTTAATGTAACATATTGTTAGTTTTAATAATCAAACCATTTATATATCAATATCTAGAAGGAGGGAAGATTCATTAAAGCGATTCTGCTTTAATGAAAAATATAATATGAAAACTATATTTGTAAAAGATTATGATGAAATGTCAAAAAAAGGTTATGAATTAATGAAAGAGGTAATTGAAACGAAAGAGCAACCGGTAATATCTATGACTACTGGTGGTTCACCTAGAGGATTGTTTGAATTATTCGTAGAAGATATTAAAAATGGCTTAGATATTAGTAATACAACAATCATGAACTTAGATGAATATATGGGCCCTAAAGATGCTGTATATACAGTAAAGACATTTATGTATAAAAATTTATATAACATAGTCGATACAGAGCCAAAAAATATCTTCTTAATTGATGGAGAAGCACAAGACACAGATAAAGAAATTGCCAGATATAAAGAAATTCTTAATCAATATCCTAGAGATGTGCAAGTATTAGGGTTAGGTACGAATGGTCATATCGGTGCGAATGAGCCGGGAACTCCTTTTGACTCAACAATGTTCTTAGCACAACATGACGAATCTACAATTCAAAGTACGATGAGCGGAAATGGCATCACAAGAGAAGATGCTCCAACAGAAATGTTAACTCTCGGATTTACTGAGATATTAGAAGCAGAAAAGATAATACTTCTTGTATCTGGAAAGTCTAAAGCAGAGGCAGTGAAAGCTTTACTAGAAGGTGAAATCACTCCAGACTGTCCAGCCACAGCATTAAGAAATGCTGAAAATGCGATTGTGATCATAGATGAAGAAGCAGCATCGCTATTGGAAAAAGACCACAAAAGCTTATAAGTCATTAATATAAAGACAATTACCCCAAAAAGTAGTACAGACCAAGATTATGGTTTGTACTACTATTTTTTTTGAATAAATAATGTAAGCATCAAATTGTTTCCGCCTTTCTACAATAATGAGAGAATGATAATCTATTCAAATAATTACATCTCGACTGGAATTGGGAAAGGAAATGAGTAATATTACCTTGATTCAATAGTGGTTGTGGGCGAAAATATGTATTTTTAATGAATGAAAGTCAATTGAAGATAATGAAAAATAGTATTGAATATTATGGCGATCTATTCAAATAGCCACTTCCTTTTTTTTGACTGCAAAGGTTTCGATATATTGCATGTTTTTTCGTAACCAGGCTAATCCGACGCTATGATCAAACCCTTCGATTACAACTGGAACATCTTTCATTTGTAGAAATTTTAACAATATATTACTAGGTAAAATACCATCGCCAAAAGGGATGTGCAGCTGATGTTCGTTCACATCACTAATGTGGATTTTATTCACATATAATGACTGAGACCACTGTTCATGTGCATTCTCTAATAGTGGGATATGGGCGACATTAAAGGTTGTTTGTAGATCGGGTTGGAATACCCCTGTTACTCGATTGATAAGATTAGGTGAAACAACAAATTCTTTTGGGATTGTTTCCATTAGCTCTAAAGATAATGTCAATCCTTTATCTTTTCCGTAGCTAGTAAGTTCATGTAATGCGTCAAATAATAAGTCCATATGGATTGATCTATCTAAAGTTGCGAGTGTCATTTTTCCGGGATGAAGCGTAATATTATCGGCCTCTATTTGTTCCGCTAATAATATTGACTTTTTAATTTCATTGATGGATTGCTTGCGAATACCTTGATTTAAAGCACAAATATTTAAGTCCCAACTTGCAGCGTGCATGGTTAGCTTTTGTCCAGTCTCTTTACGAATTTGATTCACTTGCTTAGGATCTGAATTGTAGTACCAAAAATGATCGGCCCACACTTCCACGCCACCCAGCTCAAATCGGTTTGCAATCTGTAGAACGTCCTCCATTTTATAGGCCCAACATAATGTTGATGCGATGCGAAGATGATTCATCCAAGCATCCTCCTTTCACATATTTACTAAGGAAACAAGAGTGTTCTGCTTGTTTCATAGTTTAATCATAGATGAGCCATATTAAGAAAAAATCAATTTTTATTGTGAAGTTTGTAAAGATTACTTAGGGTTAAAAATAGTATCAATAGTGGATACACGCTAATATTTGCATATATAAGCATGTAAATGTAAAGGAATAGTTAATAATTTACATAGTCTTCATATAAAGTGAATGAAATAAAAAAACGAGCATAGGAAATTTATATAACTTTCCGGACTCTCTTTTTTTTTATGATATGTATTGAATTGTCCCCGTAATTCTAATTGCCCATTCATAGCATACTTAAGGATACAAAGAAGATTAAAAATTTTCGCCATAATTACATATTTCTGTTAGAATATACCCATGATAGTCTCTAATATTACAAATATATTTCAAGTTCTCACAAGTCGTTTGATTATAAAGTAGTGAACTTATAAATGTTCACTTTTATTGAAAGGGGATTGTTTGGTGAGTCAGCTAAAAACCGAAGCTATATTAATGGAAAAATCAATGGAGTGGTTTGTCAGTAAAACAAACGATATGTTTTTATTAATGGATACTGATGGTAAAGTCAAATATGTAAACCCTTCATTATTAAGAATGCTGCAAACAACATACTCTGATATTATGGATCAATCCTTTCTAAATTTCACACATTGGGAGGATAAAAATAAAGTAGTGGAAAGATTACTTCTTTTGCCATGGCATCAATCCTTTGTGCCTTTTACTAGTCGCTGTTGGCGTAAAGATGGGACATATTGTACTATGCATTGGAGCAAGGCTGAGTTGTCTGAAAGAGGATTCATTCAGGTCATTGCCCAATCTGTTGCGGAAAATCATAAAGAGCGTCAAATGGAGAGAACACCTGCCGACGTGTGGCGTAGTGCTTTTTTTGATCATACAGATGATCCCGCAATTATCATTGATATGGATGGTCGCGTTATATTGGGTAATCAAGCATTTGAAAAGGCTTACGATTGGAAGCTGAAGGAGAGAGGAGATAAGATTTATACCATTATAAATCAAACTCAAAGTGAATTTATTGATCTCCGAAATAGGATATTAAATGGCGAAAGAGTGGTTAATCATCAAATCATAAGTAATGGTTCTGTTTGTCCACTCTCTTTAACAGTGTCTCCAATTTATGATGATTCAATAGGAATTACATGTTTTTCAGTTATTGCAAAAAGCTTGAAGGAATTACAAGAAGGAAGATTACTAGTGGAAATGCAAAATAAAGTAATAGAAGAAGGGGATAGATTGCTTCTTGATATTACTAAAAATATTAGTGAAGTTATTTGCCTTTATGACATGGAAAAAGACAAAGTACTCTACATTAGCCCCTCCATTGAAAAAAAGTGGGGTATTAGTGTGACTTCATTTTATGAGAATCCTATAAAGAGTCTTGATTGTATACATATAGTAGATCGAAGAAAGGTTATTGAGTCTTTTAGAAGTACAAGTGGTTTGGCAAAAAAAATGGAATACGCAATTAAAGATACTAAAAGTGGAGAATTGTCGTGGGTTCGAACAAAAATTACGCCAATTTTCAATGATGAAGGCATTGTTACCCGACATCTGAGCATATCCGAAGATATTACGGAGTTGAAAGAGCAATCAAAACAGGTCAGACAGTTGGACAATTTAGGATTAATAGGCCAAATGGCAGCAGGCATTGCACATGAAATTAGGAATCCAATTACTTCCGTGAAAGGCTTTATTCAGCTGCTTTCTGAAGAAACGGATCATAAATATAGTGATATTATTACGTCCGAAATTGAAAGAATTGAATCAATAATGAATGAATTTTTAGTACTTGCCAAGCCAGCTAAGGAAGTGAAATTGGTAAAGGAAAATATTAATAATGTGATACAGGAGGTTATTTCTTTTATGGGGCCAGAGGCATTATTACATACAGTGGAAATTAAATCCGAGCTATCAAAGGATATTATGCTTGTAAACTGTGCATCGAAACAAATTAAACAAGTCATCATTAACTTGATTAAAAACGCGATTGATGCAATGCCGAGCGGTGGTGCCATTCATGTTAATACAACTACCATGCCAAATGGAATGGTAGTCATTGAAATAAGGGATGAAGGAATGGGGATATCTAATGAACAATTAGAACATTTAAGGGAACCATTTTATTCGGATAAAGCAACAGGCACTGGCCTTGGATTAATGATCAGCTATAAAATAATTGAAGATCATAATGGCACCATTCAATTTTTGAGCAAGGTAGGAGAAGGAACCTCTGTACAAATCTTACTCCCATCGGCGGCATGAAAATATGGCTCGTCCGTTTAATCGTATATGGTTTTTTATGGGTTTGTTTTTTATTGCAAAGTGATAAGGATGAGCGCATATTTTCGTTAATCTTACTTGAATGTGCGCTCGCATTTGCGCTATATTTTTTCCTGCCTGTTATGAAGAAACCACTTTGGTTATATGTTAGTTTACAAGCTATCATCTTTACTCTTTTCTTACTGGATGTAAGCTTAATATGGATATGGATATTTTTATTGTATAGTTGTTTGGAAGCCGTGTTTCAGCTGTCTGTTATACATTATCGTTTGTATATCATTTATAGCTCTGCGTTACTCATATTATTATGTGTGGTTAAAAGTGAGTGGTCATTCATTTTATTCCTCTTTACTAGTTTTATATTTTTTCTAGGGATATTGCTTAATCAATCTATTGGGCAACGGGAAGAGCAGCAATATTTATATGAGCAGCTGGTCGGAGAGTATCGCAATGTAAAGCGAATGAATATAGAAAATGAGCGAATGGCGCGACTAGAGGAACGAACGCGAATTGCCCGTGACATTCATGATTCAGTCGGTCATAAGTTAACTGCATTACTGATG harbors:
- a CDS encoding MFS transporter, translating into MNLTTIKTNKSSLSNRPTLPDKLTLKEKISYGYGDLASNFVWGMATSYLLFFYTDVFGISAAAVGTLFLLTRIWDAVNDPLMGVLIDRTNSKHGKARPYLLWMAIPFGILSVLTFITPNFTDTGKLVYAYITYSLLGMIYTAINLPYGTLMTMMTRDSGEKAQLGSFRSIGRSIGGIIVAALTLPLASYIGKGSLQVGFPFVMTIYSIVGIGLFLLVFKNCKEKITQSIKKENTPNLKKSIRQMFKNQPWVVSAVNVLLWFVRLGVMNAILIYYVNYVLDKPHMVPVYLTLLNVANLVGAVIAPYLIKKLGNRNSSIGMYSIVVVLLVLLFFVEGQSTILFALLFFLINVLIGFGEPANLTMLGDSIDYQEWKYGERTEGLLYSAYSFATKFGVAIGSAFVAYALGWVGYNPVAISDNAISMIRTLMILAPIILTVLEIFVLMFYKLDKTHAQITKEIAER
- a CDS encoding Gfo/Idh/MocA family oxidoreductase, which gives rise to MSIGIIGCGGIANQKLLPSLAKVGEVKIVGFCDVLTERAEKAAKEYGAKGASVYTDYKKLLEDQSIDAVHVCTPKNPDKNEGYITFNSTKYGQRIESTTTQASGISYFEGQEFDMGYLEAK
- a CDS encoding sugar phosphate isomerase/epimerase family protein, coding for MIKGLSQAGLAKVETVEELINLASENGFEAIDTSGSALRDFIAEKGLSEAKALLKEKGVIIGSMAFPVEWRQTDEEFRGGLELLLADAKTAAQFGCHTFFTYFMPSTDNNVIDHLMILTKRIRTSARLLKEYDINLALEFVGPHHLRNKWENVFIWNIKSTIEWLEIIDEDNVGIVLDSIHWYTSEGTLEDITSLKPHQIAYVHLNDAKNVPVEEVLDNDRLYPGEGVIDLNGFLRSLKEINYTGVVSQEILTIDEPAETNEVLAKRSREAFTKVFTEVGLE
- a CDS encoding PTS transporter subunit EIIC — its product is MRTSIQKFGKTLMGPLSIIVASGLLLGIVSILQNPALVGETVSNAVIIQNFIGGVQAIVSMMFGLLPILFAISVATGMAKDDKEIAGFAVVIAFIIFHVVIGYLLQLKDITLETTSVEYLLKQGLTQIQAFEISNAYETMLGVFTYRMGVFGGILVGLWTAFIHNRYHTKQLPTALSFFSGNRFVPIVIIVTIPFISIITFFIWPYFNSAINGLGSLISKSGAFGTFMYGFSERLLIPTGLHHVLNQLIRFTPIGGTAVVDGETVSGALTIFNSALSSPQPDIDILRQSTRFLTQGYHPFMLFGLPAACYAMYKTAFLKNRPKIKGMLLASALTAFVTGITEPIEFAFIFISPVLWIFHAFMAGLSFLLMTVMNVSVGNAGGGMIDLTIFGILQGTYTRWYLVVLVGIAYAVIYYYVFKFVILKFNVKTPGRSTDSELSEEEIEMASDGDQLGANILKALGGKENVVEIDNCISRLRLVLNDTSLVNESLLKATGSMGMVKIGQKNIQVVYGGKVEQAARSLKKEVRK
- a CDS encoding glucosamine-6-phosphate deaminase, giving the protein MKTIFVKDYDEMSKKGYELMKEVIETKEQPVISMTTGGSPRGLFELFVEDIKNGLDISNTTIMNLDEYMGPKDAVYTVKTFMYKNLYNIVDTEPKNIFLIDGEAQDTDKEIARYKEILNQYPRDVQVLGLGTNGHIGANEPGTPFDSTMFLAQHDESTIQSTMSGNGITREDAPTEMLTLGFTEILEAEKIILLVSGKSKAEAVKALLEGEITPDCPATALRNAENAIVIIDEEAASLLEKDHKSL
- a CDS encoding sugar phosphate isomerase/epimerase family protein, with the protein product MNHLRIASTLCWAYKMEDVLQIANRFELGGVEVWADHFWYYNSDPKQVNQIRKETGQKLTMHAASWDLNICALNQGIRKQSINEIKKSILLAEQIEADNITLHPGKMTLATLDRSIHMDLLFDALHELTSYGKDKGLTLSLELMETIPKEFVVSPNLINRVTGVFQPDLQTTFNVAHIPLLENAHEQWSQSLYVNKIHISDVNEHQLHIPFGDGILPSNILLKFLQMKDVPVVIEGFDHSVGLAWLRKNMQYIETFAVKKKEVAI
- a CDS encoding ATP-binding protein produces the protein MSQLKTEAILMEKSMEWFVSKTNDMFLLMDTDGKVKYVNPSLLRMLQTTYSDIMDQSFLNFTHWEDKNKVVERLLLLPWHQSFVPFTSRCWRKDGTYCTMHWSKAELSERGFIQVIAQSVAENHKERQMERTPADVWRSAFFDHTDDPAIIIDMDGRVILGNQAFEKAYDWKLKERGDKIYTIINQTQSEFIDLRNRILNGERVVNHQIISNGSVCPLSLTVSPIYDDSIGITCFSVIAKSLKELQEGRLLVEMQNKVIEEGDRLLLDITKNISEVICLYDMEKDKVLYISPSIEKKWGISVTSFYENPIKSLDCIHIVDRRKVIESFRSTSGLAKKMEYAIKDTKSGELSWVRTKITPIFNDEGIVTRHLSISEDITELKEQSKQVRQLDNLGLIGQMAAGIAHEIRNPITSVKGFIQLLSEETDHKYSDIITSEIERIESIMNEFLVLAKPAKEVKLVKENINNVIQEVISFMGPEALLHTVEIKSELSKDIMLVNCASKQIKQVIINLIKNAIDAMPSGGAIHVNTTTMPNGMVVIEIRDEGMGISNEQLEHLREPFYSDKATGTGLGLMISYKIIEDHNGTIQFLSKVGEGTSVQILLPSAA
- a CDS encoding sensor histidine kinase codes for the protein MQSDKDERIFSLILLECALAFALYFFLPVMKKPLWLYVSLQAIIFTLFLLDVSLIWIWIFLLYSCLEAVFQLSVIHYRLYIIYSSALLILLCVVKSEWSFILFLFTSFIFFLGILLNQSIGQREEQQYLYEQLVGEYRNVKRMNIENERMARLEERTRIARDIHDSVGHKLTALLMQLEILTIQKKTDEYTDLKKLAFASLEETRQAVKTLKNEEVSGITSVLQLIRKLEAENHLLVKFTTKQGVLLTKLTNEQSIVMYRAIQEALTNTMKHASSREVSVTLGRSAIGELEWIIANSMEHPIPFEPGFGLTAMRERVEEQKGKLRVYQTDHEFIIEGSMPVEGKMS